One genomic region from Microcystis panniformis FACHB-1757 encodes:
- a CDS encoding divergent PAP2 family protein, with protein sequence MQDFEQVLHNQILLVSLLACFTAQGLKALIELIRDGKVSLRYLVSSGGMPSAHSALVGALATGVGLQMGWSSPEFAIAALFAIIVMYDAAGVRQAAGKQARILNQIIDEMFQGGKEFNEERLKELIGHTPFQVLVGLSLGIGIAIVMLCR encoded by the coding sequence ATGCAGGACTTCGAGCAGGTGTTACACAATCAAATACTGCTAGTCTCTCTTTTAGCTTGTTTCACTGCCCAGGGACTAAAAGCGCTGATTGAGTTAATCCGCGATGGTAAGGTGAGTCTGCGCTATCTAGTCTCGTCGGGAGGAATGCCTAGCGCTCACTCGGCGCTGGTGGGGGCCTTGGCTACTGGGGTAGGATTACAGATGGGTTGGTCTAGTCCCGAATTTGCCATCGCTGCGCTTTTTGCGATTATTGTTATGTATGATGCGGCTGGAGTGCGTCAGGCAGCAGGAAAACAGGCCCGGATTCTCAATCAAATTATCGATGAAATGTTCCAGGGGGGCAAGGAATTTAACGAGGAACGTTTAAAGGAATTAATTGGTCATACTCCTTTTCAAGTGCTGGTCGGTTTAAGTTTAGGTATCGGTATCGCCATCGTGATGCTCTGTCGTTAA
- a CDS encoding nucleotidyltransferase family protein, which translates to MSAFPTPELDKILKEKDIQREQQRQTLLAKTQQWLHENAVKYGINRAYIFGSVTRPYKFHPGSDVDIAVENINPALHFEAISILSYYLGREVDIILLKNCHFAHRIREEGILWTTDN; encoded by the coding sequence ATGAGCGCTTTTCCTACCCCAGAACTCGATAAAATCCTCAAAGAAAAAGATATTCAAAGAGAACAGCAAAGACAAACCCTGCTGGCGAAAACTCAACAATGGCTTCATGAAAATGCTGTAAAATACGGAATTAATCGAGCTTATATCTTTGGCTCCGTGACTCGTCCCTATAAATTTCACCCCGGTTCTGATGTGGATATTGCCGTCGAAAATATCAATCCCGCACTGCACTTTGAGGCTATTAGTATTCTGTCCTATTATCTGGGGAGAGAGGTGGATATTATTCTGCTGAAAAACTGTCATTTTGCCCACCGAATTCGGGAAGAAGGAATTTTATGGACAACCGACAACTAA
- the dapB gene encoding 4-hydroxy-tetrahydrodipicolinate reductase yields the protein MTENRGPIPVVVNGAAGKMGREVIKAVARADDMILVGAVDRNPAFRGQDVGEVAGCEPLEVPILEDLQSVLVLATQEKVQGVMVDFTHPDGVYDNTRSAIAYGVRPVVGTTGLSPAQLQDLAEFAEKASTGCLVIPNFSIGMVLLQQAALQASRYFDHLEIIELHHNQKADAPSGTALKTAELLAELGKTFNAAQVSEKETIPGARGGLTAENIRIHSVRLPGLIAHQEVIFGSPGEIYTLRHDTSDRSCYMPGVLLSIRKVTQLQSLVYGLEKIL from the coding sequence ATGACCGAAAATAGAGGACCGATTCCTGTAGTTGTCAACGGTGCAGCCGGTAAAATGGGACGGGAAGTCATTAAAGCCGTTGCTCGTGCCGACGATATGATCTTAGTGGGTGCAGTGGATCGAAATCCAGCTTTTCGAGGTCAAGATGTGGGGGAAGTGGCCGGTTGTGAACCCCTAGAAGTGCCGATTCTCGAGGATTTGCAGAGTGTTTTAGTCCTGGCAACTCAGGAAAAAGTGCAAGGGGTGATGGTGGATTTTACCCATCCCGACGGTGTTTATGACAATACCCGCAGTGCGATCGCCTATGGAGTGCGTCCCGTGGTGGGAACTACGGGATTATCGCCGGCACAACTACAAGATTTAGCCGAATTTGCCGAAAAAGCCAGCACCGGCTGTTTAGTTATCCCCAATTTTTCCATTGGCATGGTTTTACTACAACAGGCTGCCCTGCAAGCATCCCGCTACTTTGATCATCTGGAAATTATCGAACTGCATCACAATCAAAAAGCAGACGCACCCAGTGGAACGGCCCTCAAAACCGCCGAATTACTGGCCGAATTAGGTAAAACCTTTAATGCTGCCCAAGTTTCCGAAAAAGAAACTATCCCCGGCGCTAGAGGCGGTTTAACTGCTGAGAACATCCGTATTCATAGCGTGCGTTTACCCGGTTTAATTGCCCACCAGGAAGTCATTTTCGGTTCCCCCGGGGAAATCTATACCCTTCGTCATGATACCAGCGATCGCTCCTGTTATATGCCGGGGGTTCTCCTCTCTATCCGCAAAGTTACTCAGCTGCAATCCCTCGTCTACGGTTTAGAAAAAATCCTCTAA